The Synechocystis sp. PCC 7509 genome includes a window with the following:
- a CDS encoding BrnA antitoxin family protein translates to MNNEPTSSNSQTDWQRLDAMSDEDIDLSDCPEITPEMFAKAVVRRGLPATKTKAQVTLRVDSDVLKWFKSQGRGYQTQINQLLRAYMDAHQ, encoded by the coding sequence ATGAACAACGAACCTACTTCGAGCAATTCTCAAACTGATTGGCAACGATTGGATGCAATGAGCGATGAAGATATTGACTTATCAGACTGTCCAGAAATTACACCAGAAATGTTTGCTAAAGCAGTAGTGCGGCGGGGTTTACCTGCTACAAAAACCAAAGCTCAAGTTACTCTCCGCGTTGATAGCGATGTATTGAAATGGTTTAAGTCTCAAGGGCGAGGTTATCAGACACAAATCAATCAATTGCTACGAGCGTATATGGACGCACATCAATAA
- a CDS encoding V4R domain-containing protein, with amino-acid sequence MVALSENKIITPAKEFKKVEHPLKHKYPKRNAHYSFTDYFHFEGDRGIVTDWNESRNTFASEDFIIGLIEGLEEEVGSASAVVMYNIGYQWGMRDAKFFQQWFEQEYKKNIREVNSVFMLEAWWWPFTAQGWGNWEVDMSEHKNGFMFVNIFDSAVARTLGDVGKPVCHIYAGLFAGFFSDIVKKSLSCIEIQCYSMGETYCKFLLSSKDRVDAANFWHNEGATARDIEKRLRGGELLR; translated from the coding sequence ATGGTTGCCCTATCAGAAAATAAAATTATTACCCCTGCAAAGGAATTTAAAAAAGTTGAACATCCTTTAAAACATAAGTATCCCAAAAGGAACGCCCACTACAGTTTTACCGATTACTTTCATTTTGAGGGCGATCGCGGCATAGTTACCGATTGGAACGAAAGCCGTAATACCTTCGCTAGTGAAGACTTTATTATTGGCTTAATTGAAGGCTTAGAAGAAGAAGTAGGCTCGGCTTCCGCCGTCGTTATGTACAATATCGGCTACCAGTGGGGAATGAGAGATGCTAAGTTTTTTCAACAGTGGTTTGAGCAAGAGTATAAGAAAAATATCCGCGAAGTAAATTCTGTTTTCATGTTAGAAGCTTGGTGGTGGCCCTTTACTGCTCAAGGTTGGGGAAACTGGGAAGTAGATATGAGCGAACATAAAAATGGATTTATGTTTGTCAATATCTTTGATTCGGCGGTAGCTAGAACTTTAGGCGACGTTGGTAAACCTGTATGCCATATTTACGCTGGCTTATTTGCTGGTTTTTTTAGCGATATCGTCAAAAAATCCTTGAGTTGCATTGAAATTCAGTGCTACTCAATGGGGGAAACCTACTGTAAATTCCTCCTTAGCAGCAAAGATCGAGTTGATGCTGCCAATTTCTGGCACAACGAAGGTGCAACCGCAAGAGATATTGAAAAACGCTTGCGGGGTGGGGAGTTACTGCGATGA
- a CDS encoding BrnT family toxin — translation MEYEWDEAKRLANLRKHGVDFVDVPAVFDGDILTVEDNRYSYGEQRFVTFGLLQGRVIAVVHTELKDYTRIISARKATKYEQRTYFEQFSN, via the coding sequence ATGGAATATGAATGGGATGAAGCAAAACGTCTTGCTAATCTTCGTAAACATGGAGTCGATTTCGTCGATGTTCCCGCCGTTTTCGATGGCGATATTTTAACGGTTGAAGACAATCGTTATAGTTATGGAGAGCAGCGTTTTGTCACATTCGGTTTGTTGCAAGGGCGAGTCATTGCCGTTGTCCATACAGAACTTAAAGATTACACTCGGATTATTTCTGCAAGAAAAGCAACGAAATATGAACAACGAACCTACTTCGAGCAATTCTCAAACTGA
- a CDS encoding NADH-quinone oxidoreductase subunit M has protein sequence MLSALIWIPILGAIIIGLLPQKTDPNRFRIGAIIAIALSFGWTMFIVTQFDITSPTLQFMESIPWLDSIGLTYQIGVDGLSLPLLVLNGLLTWIAIYSSEKSVSRPRLYYILLLLLNTGVVGAFLADNLLLFFLFYELELIPLYLLIAIWGGEKRAYAATKFLIYTAISGILILAAFLGLTWLSGRTDFNYQPLLSQVLPMSQQLILLGAIIIGFGIKIPLFPFHTWLPDAHVEASTPVSVLLAGVLLKLGTYGILRFGLGLFPEAWTVLAPLMANWAVVSVLYGAFTAIAQTDMKKMVAYSSIAHMGYVLLAAATATPLSLLAAIFQMVSHGLISALLFLLVGVVYQKTGTRNLDTLRGLLNPERGLPLIGSLMVLGVMASSGIPGMVGFISEFLVFRSSFAVFPTQTLLCMIGTGLTAVYFLLLVNRVFFGRLSTQVLNLPPVGWFDRTPAMILAVAIVVFGLQPAWMLRWSETTTATFMPTPTAIVSLHTVLNKDRQ, from the coding sequence ATGCTCAGTGCTTTAATTTGGATACCGATATTAGGTGCAATTATTATTGGGTTATTACCGCAAAAAACTGACCCCAATCGCTTCCGCATCGGAGCAATAATTGCGATCGCGCTTTCTTTTGGCTGGACAATGTTTATTGTTACTCAATTTGATATTACTAGCCCCACTTTGCAATTTATGGAGTCTATACCCTGGCTAGACTCCATCGGCTTGACCTATCAAATAGGGGTAGATGGTTTATCTTTGCCTTTACTGGTTTTAAATGGCTTGCTAACTTGGATTGCCATTTATAGCAGCGAAAAATCTGTAAGTCGTCCAAGGCTATATTACATTTTGCTGTTGCTGCTGAATACAGGGGTAGTTGGCGCTTTTTTGGCAGATAATTTACTGCTATTTTTCTTGTTTTACGAGCTAGAACTTATTCCCTTATACTTACTAATTGCAATTTGGGGAGGGGAAAAACGCGCCTATGCAGCTACAAAGTTTCTTATCTACACAGCTATTTCCGGGATCTTAATTTTGGCAGCATTTTTAGGATTAACTTGGCTCAGTGGGAGGACAGATTTTAATTATCAGCCATTGCTATCGCAAGTTTTACCCATGAGTCAGCAATTAATACTTTTGGGGGCGATAATTATTGGCTTTGGGATCAAAATTCCTTTATTCCCCTTCCATACCTGGCTACCCGATGCTCACGTTGAAGCTTCTACCCCAGTATCGGTACTGTTGGCGGGAGTTTTGCTGAAACTTGGAACTTACGGGATATTGCGGTTTGGCTTAGGTTTATTTCCCGAAGCTTGGACAGTTTTAGCGCCATTAATGGCAAACTGGGCAGTAGTTAGCGTCCTGTATGGGGCATTTACAGCGATCGCCCAAACCGATATGAAAAAAATGGTAGCTTATAGCTCTATTGCTCATATGGGCTACGTGCTTTTAGCCGCCGCTACAGCAACACCATTAAGCCTATTAGCTGCAATTTTTCAAATGGTCAGTCACGGGCTAATTTCGGCTTTATTGTTTCTATTGGTGGGCGTAGTTTACCAAAAAACTGGCACTCGTAACTTAGATACTTTGCGCGGCTTATTAAATCCCGAACGTGGTTTACCTCTAATTGGTAGCTTAATGGTACTAGGTGTGATGGCGAGTTCCGGTATACCGGGAATGGTAGGTTTTATCTCAGAATTTCTGGTATTTCGCAGTAGTTTTGCCGTTTTTCCTACTCAAACATTGCTTTGTATGATTGGTACAGGTTTAACCGCCGTTTACTTTTTGCTGTTAGTTAACCGCGTCTTTTTTGGTCGTCTTTCTACCCAGGTGCTTAATTTGCCTCCGGTAGGCTGGTTTGACCGCACTCCAGCAATGATTTTAGCTGTGGCGATTGTAGTATTTGGGTTACAACCTGCTTGGATGCTACGTTGGAGTGAAACCACTACCGCAACTTTTATGCCAACTCCTACCGCTATTGTTAGCCTTCACACTGTTTTAAATAAGGATCGGCAATGA
- a CDS encoding carbon dioxide-concentrating mechanism protein CcmK, which produces MPIAVGMIETKGFPAVVEAADAMVKAARVTLVGYEKIGSARVTVIVRGDVSEVQASIAAGVESAKRVNGGEVLSTHIIARPHENLEYVLPIRYTEEVEQFRL; this is translated from the coding sequence ATGCCAATAGCTGTCGGAATGATTGAGACTAAAGGCTTTCCTGCGGTGGTTGAAGCCGCAGATGCAATGGTCAAAGCAGCCCGCGTAACTCTCGTGGGCTATGAAAAAATCGGTAGCGCTCGCGTCACCGTAATTGTGCGGGGTGATGTTTCGGAGGTACAAGCCTCCATAGCCGCCGGAGTTGAATCAGCCAAACGGGTAAATGGTGGAGAAGTTTTATCTACTCACATCATCGCTCGTCCGCACGAAAATCTAGAGTATGTTCTTCCCATCCGTTACACCGAAGAAGTAGAACAATTTCGATTGTAA
- a CDS encoding BMC domain-containing protein has protein sequence MEGNNQQYLQDFRDKALGLVSTRSFPAIVRVADEMLKSSEVTLVGYEKIGSGHCTAIVRGGISDVRLAVDVGSAVAQQLDQLISSLVIARPLPNLELVLPIGMRLAQLTNRQSGSSLSNQAIGLVETRGFPAMVGAADAMLKAADVQLSAHEFIGAGLCTAIIRGSVADVAVAVEAGMNEARKIGELNAVMVIPRPLADLEQTLPIASCWLERPQPLVIPTKIRETEKELVELPDLKQLTVQLEEQLEEF, from the coding sequence ATGGAGGGAAACAACCAACAATACTTGCAAGATTTTAGAGATAAAGCCCTGGGTTTAGTATCGACTCGCAGTTTTCCGGCGATCGTGCGCGTTGCTGACGAAATGCTCAAATCCTCCGAAGTGACTTTAGTTGGCTACGAAAAAATTGGTAGCGGCCATTGTACAGCGATCGTACGTGGCGGAATTTCTGATGTCCGTTTAGCTGTAGATGTAGGGTCAGCAGTGGCTCAACAACTAGATCAATTAATATCAAGTTTAGTTATTGCTCGACCATTACCAAATTTAGAGTTAGTTTTGCCTATTGGGATGCGTTTAGCTCAACTTACTAATAGGCAATCAGGTAGCAGCCTTAGCAATCAAGCTATTGGTCTAGTAGAAACTAGAGGCTTTCCGGCGATGGTAGGAGCGGCGGATGCTATGCTCAAGGCGGCAGATGTGCAACTATCGGCTCATGAATTTATTGGTGCGGGTTTGTGTACGGCAATTATTCGCGGCTCAGTGGCAGATGTGGCGGTAGCGGTAGAAGCTGGAATGAACGAAGCACGAAAGATTGGAGAATTGAACGCCGTCATGGTGATTCCCCGACCTTTGGCAGATTTGGAACAAACTCTACCTATAGCTAGTTGTTGGTTAGAAAGACCTCAACCTTTGGTAATTCCCACAAAAATTAGAGAAACCGAAAAAGAATTAGTAGAATTACCAGACCTTAAACAGTTAACCGTTCAGTTAGAAGAACAGTTAGAAGAATTTTAG
- a CDS encoding DUF433 domain-containing protein, whose amino-acid sequence MKLDRITTNPKRMNGQPCIRNLRLSVRRVIELLATYPDREELCREFPELEDEDIRQALIFVSSYLDDRIIELSNRYETVA is encoded by the coding sequence ATGAAACTAGATCGCATTACAACCAATCCGAAACGAATGAATGGGCAACCCTGCATTCGTAATCTGCGCCTTAGTGTCCGTAGGGTGATTGAACTACTGGCGACTTATCCCGATCGAGAAGAATTATGTCGAGAATTTCCCGAACTAGAGGATGAAGATATCCGACAAGCCTTAATTTTTGTATCTTCTTATCTTGACGATCGCATCATTGAACTTTCTAACCGCTATGAAACTGTTGCTTGA
- a CDS encoding ribulose bisphosphate carboxylase small subunit — MAKRSSAAPPTPWSKSLTEPKIDKSAYIHSFSNIIGDVRIDSNVMIAPGTCIRADQGNPFYIGKSTSIQDGVVINGLETGQVVGDDNKSYSVWIGNNVSITHMTLVHGPAYIGNNSFVGFRSTIFNSRIGEGCIVMMHALIQDVEIPPGKYVPSGSIITTQQQANRLPKVQEADKIFASRVAGANEALRAGYQCADDVECITPIKEELNRTYALSPTDNKSINNQEYQEMGLNREVMEQVRDLLAQGYRIGMEHADERRFQTSSWKSCATIQSSRDFEVFAEISACLEEHGGEYVRIIGIDTKAKKRIVETIIQRPSDRPGSENGSSNSRSSYQPSSYSSSSSSSVLPAEAVEQVRNLLAQGFRIGTEHADKRRFQTSSWHSCSPIDAKKESEAIAALEECIANHGGEYVRMIGIDPKAKRRISETIIQRPNGNNNITPTTSSYKATTTNSSSRSSSSTSTRLSSEAIQQVSQLLSQGCQVSTEYADERRFKINSWQSGGVIQAHRDNEVIAALESAIDEHSGAYIRLIGIDPKAKRRVSELLIQRPAK, encoded by the coding sequence ATGGCAAAGCGTAGTTCCGCAGCTCCCCCTACCCCTTGGTCGAAAAGCCTAACGGAACCGAAAATTGACAAGAGCGCCTACATTCACTCATTTTCAAATATTATTGGGGATGTGCGAATTGACAGCAATGTGATGATTGCCCCAGGGACGTGCATTCGTGCCGACCAAGGCAATCCTTTTTATATTGGCAAAAGCACGAGCATTCAAGATGGCGTAGTAATTAATGGTTTAGAGACAGGACAGGTTGTTGGCGACGACAATAAATCCTACTCCGTTTGGATTGGAAATAATGTCTCTATCACTCACATGACCTTGGTTCACGGGCCTGCCTACATCGGCAATAATAGCTTTGTTGGCTTTCGCTCCACAATATTTAACTCGCGCATTGGTGAAGGCTGCATTGTGATGATGCACGCTTTAATTCAAGACGTGGAAATTCCCCCAGGTAAGTATGTACCGTCAGGAAGCATAATTACCACCCAACAGCAAGCAAACCGTCTTCCCAAGGTACAAGAAGCGGATAAAATCTTTGCAAGCCGTGTAGCAGGGGCAAATGAAGCGTTGCGAGCCGGCTATCAGTGTGCAGATGATGTCGAGTGCATTACGCCAATTAAGGAAGAACTAAATAGAACTTATGCCTTGAGTCCCACAGATAACAAAAGTATTAATAATCAGGAATATCAAGAAATGGGCTTAAATAGAGAAGTAATGGAACAGGTGCGCGATTTGCTGGCTCAAGGCTATCGCATTGGGATGGAACATGCCGACGAGCGAAGATTTCAAACAAGTTCTTGGAAAAGTTGCGCCACAATTCAATCAAGTCGAGATTTTGAAGTATTTGCGGAAATATCAGCTTGTTTAGAAGAACATGGCGGCGAATACGTGCGGATTATTGGCATTGATACCAAAGCTAAAAAACGGATAGTAGAGACAATTATTCAAAGGCCCAGCGATCGCCCCGGTAGCGAGAATGGTAGTAGCAATAGTCGTTCTAGTTATCAGCCAAGCAGCTACAGTAGTTCGTCTTCTAGCAGCGTATTACCAGCCGAAGCCGTTGAACAAGTCCGCAACCTTTTAGCTCAAGGTTTCCGCATCGGTACAGAACACGCCGACAAGCGCCGTTTTCAGACTAGCTCTTGGCATAGTTGCAGCCCCATTGATGCCAAAAAAGAATCAGAAGCGATCGCAGCATTGGAAGAATGTATCGCCAATCATGGCGGCGAATACGTGCGGATGATAGGCATTGACCCCAAAGCCAAGCGTCGGATTTCGGAGACAATTATCCAAAGACCCAATGGTAACAACAATATTACACCGACTACCAGCAGCTACAAAGCTACAACAACAAATAGTTCTAGCCGTAGTTCGTCCTCTACCAGCACTCGGCTTAGTTCGGAAGCTATTCAGCAAGTAAGTCAACTGCTCAGTCAAGGTTGCCAAGTTAGTACCGAATATGCCGACGAGCGCAGATTTAAAATCAATTCCTGGCAAAGTGGCGGCGTAATTCAAGCTCACCGTGACAATGAAGTAATTGCGGCTCTAGAATCAGCAATAGACGAACATAGTGGCGCGTACATCCGGCTAATTGGTATTGATCCCAAAGCAAAACGCCGAGTTTCGGAACTGCTAATTCAACGCCCTGCTAAATAA
- a CDS encoding carbon dioxide-concentrating mechanism protein CcmK, which translates to MAIAVGMIETLGFPAVVEAADAMVKAARVTLVGYEKIGSGRVTVIVRGDVSEVQASVAAGVDNVKRVNGGQVLSTHIIARPHENLEYVLPIRYTEEVEQFRDSVSGRALHSGPYTRP; encoded by the coding sequence ATGGCAATTGCCGTTGGAATGATCGAAACTCTAGGGTTTCCCGCCGTTGTAGAAGCTGCCGATGCGATGGTCAAAGCAGCACGAGTCACCCTAGTAGGGTACGAAAAAATTGGTAGCGGTCGCGTTACCGTGATCGTTCGGGGAGACGTTTCGGAGGTGCAAGCCTCGGTAGCTGCGGGAGTAGACAACGTTAAAAGAGTTAACGGCGGTCAAGTATTGTCTACCCACATCATCGCTCGTCCTCATGAAAACCTGGAGTACGTACTACCCATTCGTTACACCGAAGAAGTAGAACAATTCCGCGATAGCGTTAGTGGCAGAGCGCTCCATTCCGGCCCTTACACTAGACCATAA
- a CDS encoding NAD(P)H-quinone oxidoreductase subunit F has protein sequence MAQFLLQVGWWIPCYGLLGAVVTLPWSTGIIRRTGPRPAAYINLLMTVLAFVHSTLIFPLTWHHQPLRLVFHWLKVADIDLTLSVDISSINVGALEVVTGLSFLAQLFALGYMERDWALGRFFALMGFFAGAMSGLAISNSLLLTYILLELLTLSTYLLVGFWYAQPLVVTAARDAFLTKRVGDILLLMGVVSLATMVGSLDYPDLYEWAKTANLPPLTATLLGLSLIAGPIGKCAQFPLHLWLDEAMEGPNPASILRNSVVVACGAYVLIDLQPIVNLSPVALAALVVIGTVTSIGASLVAIAQIDIKRALSHSTSAYLGLVFIAVGEQWTGFALMLLFTHAIAKALLFMSVGSIIQTTTNQDLTEMGGLWSRMPATTVSFVVGSAAMIGLLPLGSFWALQLGVDDLWGQPWLVGVLLVVNALTALNFTRLFRLVFLGSPQQKTRRTPEVAWQMAVPMVSLVIVNLLVPLMLQRLSLLPTWEYVNKPSAAVLFLSSVIGCTIGGTVYLHKAWSRSLHLPWRVVQDLLGYDFYIDRLYRVSIVFAVNQISRFSNWFDRYVVDGFVNLVGLASIFSGESLKYSVSGQSQGYMLTIVVGVGLLGLFLTRYLLWGF, from the coding sequence ATGGCTCAGTTCCTCCTACAAGTGGGTTGGTGGATTCCTTGTTATGGCTTGCTTGGTGCTGTAGTGACCCTTCCTTGGTCTACGGGTATCATTCGCCGTACAGGGCCGCGACCAGCAGCTTATATTAATTTATTGATGACGGTTTTGGCCTTCGTGCATAGTACGCTGATTTTTCCTTTAACTTGGCATCACCAGCCGTTAAGATTAGTTTTTCACTGGTTGAAAGTCGCAGATATAGATTTGACGTTGAGTGTAGATATCTCGTCGATAAATGTGGGCGCTTTGGAAGTGGTGACAGGATTAAGTTTTTTGGCTCAACTTTTTGCCTTGGGATATATGGAAAGAGACTGGGCTTTGGGGCGTTTCTTTGCGTTGATGGGATTTTTTGCAGGCGCGATGAGCGGTCTTGCTATTAGTAATTCTTTGCTTTTGACTTATATATTGCTGGAATTGCTGACTTTGTCAACTTATTTGTTGGTAGGGTTTTGGTATGCTCAACCATTAGTTGTCACCGCCGCACGAGACGCATTTTTGACTAAGCGGGTAGGAGATATCTTGCTACTAATGGGGGTTGTTTCCTTGGCAACGATGGTAGGAAGTTTAGATTATCCAGACCTTTATGAGTGGGCGAAAACTGCTAATTTACCGCCTTTAACGGCAACTTTACTAGGCTTATCTTTAATTGCTGGGCCGATAGGTAAATGCGCTCAATTTCCCTTGCATTTGTGGCTAGATGAAGCTATGGAAGGGCCAAACCCCGCGTCAATTTTACGAAACTCTGTAGTAGTAGCTTGCGGGGCTTATGTATTAATTGACCTCCAGCCTATTGTTAATTTATCGCCCGTAGCTTTGGCAGCTTTGGTAGTTATTGGGACGGTAACATCGATTGGCGCGTCTTTGGTAGCGATCGCCCAAATTGACATTAAACGCGCCCTATCCCACTCTACTAGCGCTTACTTGGGGCTAGTATTTATTGCTGTTGGGGAACAGTGGACGGGGTTTGCGTTGATGTTGTTATTTACTCATGCGATCGCCAAAGCTTTATTGTTTATGAGTGTTGGCTCAATAATTCAAACCACTACTAACCAAGACTTGACGGAGATGGGTGGCTTGTGGTCGCGGATGCCTGCTACAACTGTATCCTTTGTAGTTGGTTCTGCCGCCATGATTGGACTACTACCATTGGGTAGTTTTTGGGCGTTGCAACTAGGGGTAGACGACTTGTGGGGACAACCTTGGCTAGTGGGGGTTTTGCTTGTAGTCAATGCTTTAACGGCTTTAAATTTTACTCGTTTATTTCGACTGGTGTTTTTAGGTTCGCCGCAACAGAAGACAAGGCGCACACCCGAAGTTGCTTGGCAAATGGCTGTGCCAATGGTGTCGCTCGTAATTGTCAATCTGTTAGTTCCCTTAATGTTGCAACGTTTGTCGTTATTACCAACTTGGGAATATGTTAATAAGCCTTCGGCGGCGGTGCTGTTTTTATCAAGTGTGATTGGCTGTACTATTGGCGGTACTGTATATCTGCATAAAGCCTGGTCGCGATCGCTACACTTGCCCTGGCGAGTGGTGCAAGACTTGCTAGGGTATGACTTTTACATCGATAGGTTGTACCGTGTGAGCATAGTTTTTGCCGTCAATCAAATTTCTCGATTTAGCAATTGGTTTGACCGTTATGTTGTCGATGGCTTCGTTAACTTGGTTGGTTTAGCTTCTATTTTTAGTGGCGAAAGCTTGAAGTACAGCGTATCGGGTCAGTCTCAAGGTTATATGCTGACAATCGTAGTCGGTGTTGGTTTATTGGGTTTATTTTTGACGCGATATTTGTTGTGGGGATTTTAG
- a CDS encoding DUF5615 family PIN-like protein gives MKLLLDQGLPLSAATLLRNEGMDAIHVSEIGMSEAEDADIIQIAREEGRVVATLDADFHTLLALDAAVTPSVIRIRIERLRAQAVVALLLTVIAECKEDLTQGSAITVEPSRIRTRRLPLGSSI, from the coding sequence ATGAAACTGTTGCTTGATCAGGGATTACCTCTCTCGGCGGCAACATTATTACGTAATGAAGGGATGGATGCCATTCATGTAAGTGAAATTGGGATGTCTGAGGCTGAAGACGCTGATATTATCCAAATAGCAAGAGAGGAGGGGCGTGTTGTTGCTACCCTTGATGCAGATTTTCATACACTGTTAGCACTTGATGCCGCCGTTACTCCTTCAGTCATTCGGATTCGGATTGAACGGTTACGCGCCCAAGCAGTAGTGGCTCTGTTGCTTACGGTGATTGCTGAGTGCAAGGAAGATTTGACCCAAGGATCGGCTATTACAGTTGAGCCAAGTCGTATTCGTACTCGTCGTTTACCATTGGGTTCAAGTATCTAA
- a CDS encoding CO2 hydration protein, which yields MIDTTSKSSHPLALFIERLKTGEALLKDSKENVLDVVGILKSYGIVLEAYYKNLLYISEHQFLVLFPFFKYFNGDVSLKKLLKHWWGDRINYEYAEYCMKGMLWHGGGGLDNYLDSPEFMEYSQKAIAVKFKRNPLMLGLHQLFPDYLPEQVRQQVYYSALGQFWRVMSEMFLSLSDRYDLGEIQSIPQVVDHIKNGLVAAASLPITYAVKLDGCSYDIIPTSAGITFLADTAVPYVEAIFFRGTPFSGTVSYNAQAHQIPPDLTRFDYGALYADPLPIGGSGIPPTLLMQDMRHYLPDYIHELYRDRSRRGEDDLRVQICISFQKSMFCVTTAAILGLMPYPLDSQDPAHQKANQVYLEGWMDRLVTSQLIEANSQ from the coding sequence ATGATCGACACGACTTCAAAATCTAGTCATCCCTTAGCTTTGTTTATTGAGCGGCTAAAGACTGGCGAAGCTTTGCTAAAAGATAGTAAAGAAAATGTTTTAGATGTAGTGGGGATTTTAAAAAGCTACGGTATCGTGCTGGAAGCTTACTACAAAAACTTGCTATACATTTCCGAACATCAGTTTTTGGTACTTTTTCCCTTTTTTAAATACTTTAACGGTGATGTTTCCTTAAAAAAACTGTTAAAACACTGGTGGGGCGATCGCATTAATTACGAATACGCCGAATACTGCATGAAAGGTATGCTTTGGCATGGTGGTGGCGGTTTAGATAACTATTTAGACTCGCCGGAATTTATGGAATATAGTCAGAAAGCGATCGCCGTAAAATTTAAGCGTAATCCGTTGATGTTGGGATTACATCAACTTTTTCCCGACTATCTCCCCGAACAAGTGCGTCAACAGGTTTATTACAGCGCTTTGGGGCAGTTTTGGCGGGTAATGAGTGAGATGTTTTTGAGCTTGAGCGATCGCTATGACTTAGGCGAAATCCAATCAATTCCTCAAGTTGTAGACCACATCAAAAATGGTTTAGTGGCGGCGGCGAGTTTGCCAATTACTTACGCTGTAAAGCTTGATGGTTGTAGTTATGACATTATTCCAACGTCGGCGGGGATAACATTTTTAGCAGATACGGCTGTCCCTTATGTAGAGGCGATTTTCTTTCGGGGTACGCCGTTTTCGGGGACAGTTTCTTACAACGCTCAGGCGCATCAAATTCCGCCAGATTTGACTCGCTTTGATTACGGCGCTTTGTACGCCGATCCTTTGCCTATTGGAGGTTCTGGCATTCCTCCAACGCTGCTAATGCAGGATATGCGGCATTATCTCCCCGATTATATCCACGAGCTTTATCGCGATCGCAGTCGTCGAGGAGAAGACGATTTGCGGGTACAAATTTGTATCAGTTTCCAAAAATCGATGTTTTGCGTTACCACCGCCGCCATTTTAGGATTGATGCCTTACCCGTTAGACAGCCAAGATCCGGCTCACCAAAAAGCAAATCAAGTTTATTTAGAAGGATGGATGGATAGGCTAGTTACATCTCAATTGATTGAAGCTAATAGTCAATAA
- a CDS encoding carbonic anhydrase gives MKKLIQGVHSFQTNYLTTHREMFELLSQGQHPRVLFITCSDSRIDPNLITQTEPGEMFIIRNAGNIIPPYGAANGGEGAAVEYAVQALGIREIIVCGHSHCGAMKGLLKLDKLEEDMPLVYQWLKHTEATRRTVKENYQHYEGEELLQVTIEENVLTQIENLRTYPSIHSKLHKGEIELHGWMYHIETGEILEYDTARREYLSPQSQLSRASWLTSEQQERISKGSRNLK, from the coding sequence ATGAAAAAACTAATTCAAGGTGTCCACAGCTTTCAAACAAATTACTTAACAACTCACCGAGAGATGTTTGAGTTGCTCTCTCAAGGGCAGCATCCTAGAGTATTGTTTATTACTTGTTCCGATTCCCGAATTGACCCGAATTTGATTACTCAAACTGAACCAGGAGAAATGTTTATTATCCGCAATGCTGGTAATATTATTCCGCCCTATGGTGCGGCGAATGGTGGAGAAGGTGCGGCGGTAGAATATGCCGTGCAAGCCTTGGGAATTAGAGAAATTATCGTTTGCGGTCACTCCCACTGTGGCGCAATGAAAGGGCTATTAAAGCTAGATAAATTAGAGGAAGATATGCCTTTAGTTTATCAATGGCTTAAACATACTGAAGCCACGCGCCGCACAGTTAAGGAGAATTACCAGCATTACGAAGGCGAGGAGTTGTTACAGGTAACTATTGAGGAAAATGTACTGACTCAAATAGAGAATTTGCGTACTTATCCATCGATTCATTCCAAACTACATAAAGGCGAAATTGAGCTTCATGGTTGGATGTATCACATTGAAACAGGAGAGATACTAGAATACGATACTGCTCGTCGTGAGTATTTATCACCTCAAAGTCAGTTGTCTAGAGCAAGTTGGCTGACTTCCGAACAACAAGAGCGAATTTCTAAGGGTTCTCGCAATCTTAAGTAG
- a CDS encoding EutN/CcmL family microcompartment protein has product MQIAKVRGTVVSNYKEPSLSGVKFLLLQLVDEEGRLLPKYEVAADFVGAGLEEWVLVSRGSAARQVQGSEARPVDAAVVAIIDTVNVDNRSIYNKKDEFR; this is encoded by the coding sequence ATGCAAATTGCCAAAGTCCGTGGCACGGTAGTTAGTAATTACAAAGAACCTAGTCTTAGCGGCGTAAAGTTCCTCCTACTACAACTTGTAGATGAGGAGGGACGCTTACTACCAAAGTATGAAGTAGCAGCCGATTTCGTAGGGGCAGGGCTAGAGGAATGGGTGCTTGTCAGTCGTGGAAGTGCTGCCCGTCAAGTTCAAGGGAGCGAAGCACGTCCGGTAGATGCTGCCGTAGTAGCGATTATTGATACCGTCAACGTGGACAATCGCTCTATCTACAATAAAAAAGACGAATTTCGCTAG